Proteins encoded by one window of Anopheles maculipalpis chromosome 2RL, idAnoMacuDA_375_x, whole genome shotgun sequence:
- the LOC126556721 gene encoding serine-rich adhesin for platelets isoform X14, producing the protein MTSILTAPGKYRSRKDYSTGSIPTLVSLDEESSLSTTTTTSVCSDTVLLHGLRTANTSSTSSTNGSNGSGSSSSSNNNSNAMNIKNGLSTKPPRRSSLGLALLGGGSRSSSNGAEKSNKRRSSIAVVFLGGGRKDSKTSGTSASNGTSNGHHHTHNGHSISTIPEKYIKTGESDIENDAPNTDTFVMLGESGANGSHHQDPYGAGGAPGYDKKRRRSSSWQTKLERRRRKGMMASLDGSDTMQQDSASFSSFGSMHGLDSSPYGAGPTGKYGREKRHSWWNIFVPDNLKQRTRRASQDVILSKSSDTLSSPPYRRSKSRSVDHGLAAPFDLDSLRSKVEGRFESIDRLSKDGEKKRSMPTIPTITYTVKDRDTLTSVAARFDTTPSELTQLNRLASSFIYSGQQLLVPDKNAKANADGESDTSTERSSNSPTDGRRKGSQEDLCQDEKDLLEGLRPGSPKPGHIERVASPNTQSGGSAGGGGGGGGGTTGNAAAGGDEDDPVTIQRFLKINVRHITDGQGVVGGVLLVTPNAVMFDPNVSDPLVIEHGPESYGVIAPMEFIVNAAIFNDIAHMRVQGAAGGNETAEKAEIYHPVPVEKPCSRCDTHSPGKDSLLVKDETFPELGVGSVEGCDDQESICSSNERDGDAFPKAFERDLVTPNNLQRLHGDSTESGGSSVEPKAPSTEPPLFLSYDRDSSQSHTPNSLDHSTGASSEQQKQAGDKTDQTKTNNILEDPTMRSLEERRRSLLDQHWAIPSKDRLKCYCDQSSSRRSLDDEEAASTGSGTTAASSSTAGASSIGAIPSAGGHHVPIPPIAEVAAGGDGQLVKQSCHDSGIDIRDPAHGSSLTAGSGTTGGSGSSAASSVASIPIVAPIATKKVYSDADIVLSADWVPPLTIAPTHLHDSSPRSSSSLASSHQSTLSTLTSDVGGRKKTSSVSFSVDEHDPHGAAGPAGSGSLDKGGETKKNKMLKRLSYPLAWVEGLTGEGGNSSHKSDSIESAPNTGDSNQSVFSKVFSRRSSIGTFIRQHPSEGSANKQKPAPPKLDYRSMVSIDDMPTLFVSFDKLIPRPARACPDPPMYLRLRMGRKIGKNTPLPTTVMSYGKNKLRPEYWFSIPKNKVDELYRFLNAWVQHLYGELDEAAIKERGFELIQMDTEWTAKTGSPSKDGRSASEGEISEYTRESWEVLSMSTDDYRKATLFASGSFDQDFQIPDLVGQTEILSEEHREKLCAHLPARAEGYSWSLVFSTSQHGFSLNSLYRKMHKLESPILIVIEDTDHNVFGALTSCSLHVSDHFYGTGESLLYKFNPHFKVFHWSGENLYFIKGNPESLAIGAGDGKFGLWLDGDLNQGRSQHCSTYSNEPLAPQEDFVIKTLECWAFV; encoded by the exons ATGACCAGCATATTAACCGCGCCGGGCAAGTACCGTTCGCGGAAGGACTATAGCACCGGCTCGATCCCGACCTTAGTATCACTGGACGAAGAATCTAGTCTctcgacaacaacaacgacctCGGTTTGCAGCGATACCGTGTTACTTCATGGCTTACGCACGGCCAACACTTCCAGTACTAGCTCCACAAATGGTAGCAACggtagcggcagcagcagtagcagcaacaacaacagcaacgctATGAACATAAAAAATGGACTCTCCACAAAGCCCCCAAGGCGCAGTTCGCTAGGTTTGGCCCTGCTCGGCGGTGGATCGCGCAGCAGCTCCAATggagcagaaaaaagcaacaaacggCGAAGCTCGATCGCGGTCGTTTTTCTTGGCGGTGGTCGTAAAGACTCCAAAACGTCCGGCACATCCGCGTCCAACGGTACGAGCAATGGTCACCACCACACTCACAATGGTCACTCGATCAGTACCATTCCGGAAAAGTACATCAAAACGGGTGAGTCGGACATCGAGAACGATGCACCCAATACGGACACCTTCGTGATGTTGGGTGAATCCGGTGCGAATGGATCGCACCATCAGGACCCGTACGGTGCTGGCGGTGCACCAGGATACGACAAGAAGCGCCGACGGTCATCGTCGTGGCAAACAAAACTCGAACGACGACGCCGCAAGGGCATGATGGCCTCGCTGGATGGCAGTGACACCATGCAGCAGGACTCGGCTAGTTTTAGCAGCTTCGGATCGATGCACGGTCTCGATTCGTCACCGTATGGAGCGGGACCAACGGGCAAATATGGGCGCGAAAAGCGTCACTCTTGGTGGAACATCTTCGTGCCGGATAATCTTAAGCAAAG GACTCGTAGAGCTAGTCAAGATGTGATACTGTCCAAGAGCTCCGACACGCTCAGTAGCCCACCATATCGAAG GAGCAAATCCAGAAGTGTCGATCATGGACTAGCCGCACCGTTCGATCTAGACTCGCTGCGCTCGAAGGTTGAGGGCAGATTCGAAAGCATCGACCGACTATCAAAAG ATGGCGAAAAGAAGCGATCGATGCCTACGATACCCACAATTACGTACACAGTAAAGGATCGGGACACGCTGACATCCGTGGCCGCTCGCTTCGATACGACACCGTCAGAATTGACCCAGCTCAATCGTTTGGCCAGCTCGTTCATCTACTCTGGTCAGCAGTTGCTCGTTCCGGATAAAAATGCCAAAGCGAACGCGGACGGTGAATCCGACACGAGCACGGAACGTTCCTCCAACAGTCCCACCGATGGCCGTCGTAAGGGTTCGCAGGAAGATTTGTGCCAGGACGAAAAAG atttGCTGGAAGGATTGCGTCCGGGATCACCGAAACCCGGTCACATCGAGCGTGTTGCATCACCGAACACACAGAGTGGTGGCAGcgctggaggtggtggtggtggaggaggcggTACGACCGGTAATGCAGCTGCAGGTGGAGATGAGGATGATCCCGTCACTATACAGCGTTTCTTGAAGATCAACGTGCGGCACATCACCGATGGCCAGGGAGTGGTCGGTGGCGTACTGCTCGTCACACCCAACGCCGTTATGTTTGATCCGAATGTATCGGATCCACTAGTCATCGAGCACGGCCCGGAAAGTTACGGTGTCATTGCACCGATGGAGTTTATCGTGAATGCGGCCATATTCAACGATATCGCACACATGCGCGTGCAGGGTGCGGCTGGTGGTAATGAGACGGCCGAGAAGGCGGAAATCTATCACCCGGTACCGGTGGAGAAACCATGCTCACGCTGTGACACACATTCCCCCGGCAAGGATTCGCTGCTGGTAAAGGACGAAACATTCCCGGAGCTGGGCGTTGGTTCGGTGGAGGGATGCGACGATCAGGAATCGATCTGCTCGAGCAACGAACGGGACGGTGACGCTTTTCCGAAGGCGTTCGAGCGCGATCTCGTGACACCGAACAATCTGCAGCGTTTGCACGGTGATTCGACGGAAAGTGGCGGTAGCTCGGTAGAACCGAAAGCACCCTCAACCGAGCCGCCACTGTTTCTGTCGTACGACCGTGACTCGTCGCAGTCGCACACGCCCAATTCGCTCGACCACAGTACCGGTGCGTCAAgtgagcagcagaagcaggcAGGTGATAAGACTGACCAAACCAAGACCAACAATATCTTAGAGGATCCCACCATGCGCTCCCTGGAGGAGCGACGGAGAAGTCTGCTGGACCAGCACTGGGCAATCCCCAGCAAGGACAG ATTAAAATGTTATTGCGATCAATCATCATCTCGAAGATCTCTGGACGACGAAGAGGCCGCCAGTACGGGAAGTGGCACAACGGCTGCATCTTCCTCGACAGCCGGTGCTAGCTCGATCGGGGCTATCCCAAGCGCAGGAGGACATCATGTACCGATTCCTCCGATTGCTGaagttgctgctggtggtgatggacAGCTGGTAAAGCAATCGTGTCACGATTCAGGCATCGACATCCGTGATCCGGCCCACGGTTCATCGTTAACTGCAGGCAGTGGAACTACCGGCGGCAGTGGTAGCAGTGCGGCCAGTTCTGTCGCTAGCATACCAATTGTGGCACCGATTGCAACGAAAAAAGTGTATAGCGATGCGGACATTGTACTGAGCGCTGATTGGGTACCGCCGCTAACTATTGCACCCACCCATCTGCACGATAGTTCACCGCGAAGCAGTAGCTCGCTAGCATCCTCACACCAGAGCACCCTGTCCACGTTGACGTCTGATGTGGGCGGACGGAAGAAAACGTCCAGCGTAAGCTTCAGCGTAGATGAGCACGATCCTCACGGTGCTGCCGGTCCGGCCGGTTCCGGATCGCTTGACAAGGGTGGCGAAACAAAGAAGAACAAG ATGCTGAAACGATTGTCTTACCCGCTGGCTTGGGTTGAAGGATTAACCGGCGAAGGAGGCAACAGTAGCCACAAGTCGGATTCGATTGAATCAGCACCCAACACAGGCGACTCTAACCAGAGCGTCTTTTCAAAAGTATTTTCTAG ACGATCATCCATCGGCACATTTATTCGCCAGCATCCCTCTGAGGGCAGTGCGAACAAGCAGAAGCCTGCACCACCAAAGCTGGATTACCGTTCAATGGTGTCCATCGACGATATGCCAACATTGTTTGTCAGCTTCGATA AACTTATCCCACGACCGGCCCGAGCGTGCCCGGACCCACCGATGTATCTTCGGTTGCGCATGGGACGTAAGATCGGCAAGAACACCCCACTTCCGACGACGGTGATGTCCTACGGCAAGAACAAGCTGCGTCCTGAGTATTGGTTTAGCATTCCAAAAAATAA GGTTGATGAGTTGTATCGCTTTTTAAATGCCTGGGTGCAACATCTATATGGCGAGCTGGATGAAGCAGCAATCAAAGAGCGTGGCTTTGAGCTCATTCAGATGGATACCGAGTGGACGGCGAAAACTGGCAGCCCGTCGAAG GACGGTCGTTCTGCCAGTGAAGGCGAAATCTCCGAGTACACGCGCGAATCATGGGAG GTTCTGTCTATGAGCACAGATGACTACAGAAAAGCGACCCTGTTTGCGTCTGGTTCGTTCGATCAGGACTTCCAGATTCCGGACCTCGTTGGTCAAACAGAGATCCTCAGCGAGGAGCATAG AGAAAAGCTCTGCGCTCATCTGCCGGCCCGTGCCGAAGGATACTCCTGGTCACTCGTGTTCAGCACCTCACAGCACGGTTTTTCGCTGAACTCTCTCTACCGAAAGATGCACAAGCTAGAGAGTCCCATACTGATCGTGATAGAAGATACGGACCACAAT GTGTTCGGTGCGCTTACATCCTGCTCACTGCATGTGTCCGACCATTTCTACGGCACAGGCGAATCGCTGCTGTATAAATTTAATCCACACTTCAAGGTGTTCCATTGGAGCGGCGAGAATCTGTATTTCATCAAGGGTAACCCGGAAAGCTTGGCGATCGGTGCCGGAGA CGGAAAATTCGGACTATGGTTAGATGGAGATTTAAACCAGGGTCGATCGCAGCACTGCAGCACATACTCGAACGAACCGCTGGCACCGCAGGAAGATTTCGTCATCAAAACGCTCGAATGCTGGGCTTTCGTTTAA
- the LOC126556721 gene encoding serine-rich adhesin for platelets isoform X1, translating to MTSILTAPGKYRSRKDYSTGSIPTLVSLDEESSLSTTTTTSVCSDTVLLHGLRTANTSSTSSTNGSNGSGSSSSSNNNSNAMNIKNGLSTKPPRRSSLGLALLGGGSRSSSNGAEKSNKRRSSIAVVFLGGGRKDSKTSGTSASNGTSNGHHHTHNGHSISTIPEKYIKTGESDIENDAPNTDTFVMLGESGANGSHHQDPYGAGGAPGYDKKRRRSSSWQTKLERRRRKGMMASLDGSDTMQQDSASFSSFGSMHGLDSSPYGAGPTGKYGREKRHSWWNIFVPDNLKQRTRRASQDVILSKSSDTLSSPPYRRSKSRSVDHGLAAPFDLDSLRSKVEGRFESIDRLSKDGEKKRSMPTIPTITYTVKDRDTLTSVAARFDTTPSELTQLNRLASSFIYSGQQLLVPDKNAKANADGESDTSTERSSNSPTDGRRKGSQEDLCQDEKDLLEGLRPGSPKPGHIERVASPNTQSGGSAGGGGGGGGGTTGNAAAGGDEDDPVTIQRFLKINVRHITDGQGVVGGVLLVTPNAVMFDPNVSDPLVIEHGPESYGVIAPMEFIVNAAIFNDIAHMRVQGAAGGNETAEKAEIYHPVPVEKPCSRCDTHSPGKDSLLVKDETFPELGVGSVEGCDDQESICSSNERDGDAFPKAFERDLVTPNNLQRLHGDSTESGGSSVEPKAPSTEPPLFLSYDRDSSQSHTPNSLDHSTGASSEQQKQAGDKTDQTKTNNILEDPTMRSLEERRRSLLDQHWAIPSKDRLKCYCDQSSSRRSLDDEEAASTGSGTTAASSSTAGASSIGAIPSAGGHHVPIPPIAEVAAGGDGQLVKQSCHDSGIDIRDPAHGSSLTAGSGTTGGSGSSAASSVASIPIVAPIATKKVYSDADIVLSADWVPPLTIAPTHLHDSSPRSSSSLASSHQSTLSTLTSDVGGRKKTSSVSFSVDEHDPHGAAGPAGSGSLDKGGETKKNKMLKRLSYPLAWVEGLTGEGGNSSHKSDSIESAPNTGDSNQSVFSKVFSRRSSIGTFIRQHPSEGSANKQKPAPPKLDYRSMVSIDDMPTLFVSFDMKAPLFPQLEKLELIPRPARACPDPPMYLRLRMGRKIGKNTPLPTTVMSYGKNKLRPEYWFSIPKNKVDELYRFLNAWVQHLYGELDEAAIKERGFELIQMDTEWTAKTGSPSKDGRSASEGEISEYTRESWELLKAPFVKTYNIIKSQTGSNDLDGCEVLSMSTDDYRKATLFASGSFDQDFQIPDLVGQTEILSEEHREKLCAHLPARAEGYSWSLVFSTSQHGFSLNSLYRKMHKLESPILIVIEDTDHNVFGALTSCSLHVSDHFYGTGESLLYKFNPHFKVFHWSGENLYFIKGNPESLAIGAGDGKFGLWLDGDLNQGRSQHCSTYSNEPLAPQEDFVIKTLECWAFV from the exons ATGACCAGCATATTAACCGCGCCGGGCAAGTACCGTTCGCGGAAGGACTATAGCACCGGCTCGATCCCGACCTTAGTATCACTGGACGAAGAATCTAGTCTctcgacaacaacaacgacctCGGTTTGCAGCGATACCGTGTTACTTCATGGCTTACGCACGGCCAACACTTCCAGTACTAGCTCCACAAATGGTAGCAACggtagcggcagcagcagtagcagcaacaacaacagcaacgctATGAACATAAAAAATGGACTCTCCACAAAGCCCCCAAGGCGCAGTTCGCTAGGTTTGGCCCTGCTCGGCGGTGGATCGCGCAGCAGCTCCAATggagcagaaaaaagcaacaaacggCGAAGCTCGATCGCGGTCGTTTTTCTTGGCGGTGGTCGTAAAGACTCCAAAACGTCCGGCACATCCGCGTCCAACGGTACGAGCAATGGTCACCACCACACTCACAATGGTCACTCGATCAGTACCATTCCGGAAAAGTACATCAAAACGGGTGAGTCGGACATCGAGAACGATGCACCCAATACGGACACCTTCGTGATGTTGGGTGAATCCGGTGCGAATGGATCGCACCATCAGGACCCGTACGGTGCTGGCGGTGCACCAGGATACGACAAGAAGCGCCGACGGTCATCGTCGTGGCAAACAAAACTCGAACGACGACGCCGCAAGGGCATGATGGCCTCGCTGGATGGCAGTGACACCATGCAGCAGGACTCGGCTAGTTTTAGCAGCTTCGGATCGATGCACGGTCTCGATTCGTCACCGTATGGAGCGGGACCAACGGGCAAATATGGGCGCGAAAAGCGTCACTCTTGGTGGAACATCTTCGTGCCGGATAATCTTAAGCAAAG GACTCGTAGAGCTAGTCAAGATGTGATACTGTCCAAGAGCTCCGACACGCTCAGTAGCCCACCATATCGAAG GAGCAAATCCAGAAGTGTCGATCATGGACTAGCCGCACCGTTCGATCTAGACTCGCTGCGCTCGAAGGTTGAGGGCAGATTCGAAAGCATCGACCGACTATCAAAAG ATGGCGAAAAGAAGCGATCGATGCCTACGATACCCACAATTACGTACACAGTAAAGGATCGGGACACGCTGACATCCGTGGCCGCTCGCTTCGATACGACACCGTCAGAATTGACCCAGCTCAATCGTTTGGCCAGCTCGTTCATCTACTCTGGTCAGCAGTTGCTCGTTCCGGATAAAAATGCCAAAGCGAACGCGGACGGTGAATCCGACACGAGCACGGAACGTTCCTCCAACAGTCCCACCGATGGCCGTCGTAAGGGTTCGCAGGAAGATTTGTGCCAGGACGAAAAAG atttGCTGGAAGGATTGCGTCCGGGATCACCGAAACCCGGTCACATCGAGCGTGTTGCATCACCGAACACACAGAGTGGTGGCAGcgctggaggtggtggtggtggaggaggcggTACGACCGGTAATGCAGCTGCAGGTGGAGATGAGGATGATCCCGTCACTATACAGCGTTTCTTGAAGATCAACGTGCGGCACATCACCGATGGCCAGGGAGTGGTCGGTGGCGTACTGCTCGTCACACCCAACGCCGTTATGTTTGATCCGAATGTATCGGATCCACTAGTCATCGAGCACGGCCCGGAAAGTTACGGTGTCATTGCACCGATGGAGTTTATCGTGAATGCGGCCATATTCAACGATATCGCACACATGCGCGTGCAGGGTGCGGCTGGTGGTAATGAGACGGCCGAGAAGGCGGAAATCTATCACCCGGTACCGGTGGAGAAACCATGCTCACGCTGTGACACACATTCCCCCGGCAAGGATTCGCTGCTGGTAAAGGACGAAACATTCCCGGAGCTGGGCGTTGGTTCGGTGGAGGGATGCGACGATCAGGAATCGATCTGCTCGAGCAACGAACGGGACGGTGACGCTTTTCCGAAGGCGTTCGAGCGCGATCTCGTGACACCGAACAATCTGCAGCGTTTGCACGGTGATTCGACGGAAAGTGGCGGTAGCTCGGTAGAACCGAAAGCACCCTCAACCGAGCCGCCACTGTTTCTGTCGTACGACCGTGACTCGTCGCAGTCGCACACGCCCAATTCGCTCGACCACAGTACCGGTGCGTCAAgtgagcagcagaagcaggcAGGTGATAAGACTGACCAAACCAAGACCAACAATATCTTAGAGGATCCCACCATGCGCTCCCTGGAGGAGCGACGGAGAAGTCTGCTGGACCAGCACTGGGCAATCCCCAGCAAGGACAG ATTAAAATGTTATTGCGATCAATCATCATCTCGAAGATCTCTGGACGACGAAGAGGCCGCCAGTACGGGAAGTGGCACAACGGCTGCATCTTCCTCGACAGCCGGTGCTAGCTCGATCGGGGCTATCCCAAGCGCAGGAGGACATCATGTACCGATTCCTCCGATTGCTGaagttgctgctggtggtgatggacAGCTGGTAAAGCAATCGTGTCACGATTCAGGCATCGACATCCGTGATCCGGCCCACGGTTCATCGTTAACTGCAGGCAGTGGAACTACCGGCGGCAGTGGTAGCAGTGCGGCCAGTTCTGTCGCTAGCATACCAATTGTGGCACCGATTGCAACGAAAAAAGTGTATAGCGATGCGGACATTGTACTGAGCGCTGATTGGGTACCGCCGCTAACTATTGCACCCACCCATCTGCACGATAGTTCACCGCGAAGCAGTAGCTCGCTAGCATCCTCACACCAGAGCACCCTGTCCACGTTGACGTCTGATGTGGGCGGACGGAAGAAAACGTCCAGCGTAAGCTTCAGCGTAGATGAGCACGATCCTCACGGTGCTGCCGGTCCGGCCGGTTCCGGATCGCTTGACAAGGGTGGCGAAACAAAGAAGAACAAG ATGCTGAAACGATTGTCTTACCCGCTGGCTTGGGTTGAAGGATTAACCGGCGAAGGAGGCAACAGTAGCCACAAGTCGGATTCGATTGAATCAGCACCCAACACAGGCGACTCTAACCAGAGCGTCTTTTCAAAAGTATTTTCTAG ACGATCATCCATCGGCACATTTATTCGCCAGCATCCCTCTGAGGGCAGTGCGAACAAGCAGAAGCCTGCACCACCAAAGCTGGATTACCGTTCAATGGTGTCCATCGACGATATGCCAACATTGTTTGTCAGCTTCGATA TGAAGGCCCCATTGTTTCCTCAGCTTGAGAAACTTG AACTTATCCCACGACCGGCCCGAGCGTGCCCGGACCCACCGATGTATCTTCGGTTGCGCATGGGACGTAAGATCGGCAAGAACACCCCACTTCCGACGACGGTGATGTCCTACGGCAAGAACAAGCTGCGTCCTGAGTATTGGTTTAGCATTCCAAAAAATAA GGTTGATGAGTTGTATCGCTTTTTAAATGCCTGGGTGCAACATCTATATGGCGAGCTGGATGAAGCAGCAATCAAAGAGCGTGGCTTTGAGCTCATTCAGATGGATACCGAGTGGACGGCGAAAACTGGCAGCCCGTCGAAG GACGGTCGTTCTGCCAGTGAAGGCGAAATCTCCGAGTACACGCGCGAATCATGGGAG CTGCTAAAGGCACCGTTTGTTAAAACCTACAACATAATCAAAAGTCAAACTGGATCAAACGATTTGGACGGTTGTGAG GTTCTGTCTATGAGCACAGATGACTACAGAAAAGCGACCCTGTTTGCGTCTGGTTCGTTCGATCAGGACTTCCAGATTCCGGACCTCGTTGGTCAAACAGAGATCCTCAGCGAGGAGCATAG AGAAAAGCTCTGCGCTCATCTGCCGGCCCGTGCCGAAGGATACTCCTGGTCACTCGTGTTCAGCACCTCACAGCACGGTTTTTCGCTGAACTCTCTCTACCGAAAGATGCACAAGCTAGAGAGTCCCATACTGATCGTGATAGAAGATACGGACCACAAT GTGTTCGGTGCGCTTACATCCTGCTCACTGCATGTGTCCGACCATTTCTACGGCACAGGCGAATCGCTGCTGTATAAATTTAATCCACACTTCAAGGTGTTCCATTGGAGCGGCGAGAATCTGTATTTCATCAAGGGTAACCCGGAAAGCTTGGCGATCGGTGCCGGAGA CGGAAAATTCGGACTATGGTTAGATGGAGATTTAAACCAGGGTCGATCGCAGCACTGCAGCACATACTCGAACGAACCGCTGGCACCGCAGGAAGATTTCGTCATCAAAACGCTCGAATGCTGGGCTTTCGTTTAA
- the LOC126556721 gene encoding TLD domain-containing protein 2 isoform X11, with product MCELLNLAPYGDKVLSMSTDDYRKATLFASGSFDQDFQIPDLVGQTEILSEEHREKLCAHLPARAEGYSWSLVFSTSQHGFSLNSLYRKMHKLESPILIVIEDTDHNVFGALTSCSLHVSDHFYGTGESLLYKFNPHFKVFHWSGENLYFIKGNPESLAIGAGDGKFGLWLDGDLNQGRSQHCSTYSNEPLAPQEDFVIKTLECWAFV from the exons ATGTGTGAACTGCTCAATTTGGCTCCGTATGGCGATAAG GTTCTGTCTATGAGCACAGATGACTACAGAAAAGCGACCCTGTTTGCGTCTGGTTCGTTCGATCAGGACTTCCAGATTCCGGACCTCGTTGGTCAAACAGAGATCCTCAGCGAGGAGCATAG AGAAAAGCTCTGCGCTCATCTGCCGGCCCGTGCCGAAGGATACTCCTGGTCACTCGTGTTCAGCACCTCACAGCACGGTTTTTCGCTGAACTCTCTCTACCGAAAGATGCACAAGCTAGAGAGTCCCATACTGATCGTGATAGAAGATACGGACCACAAT GTGTTCGGTGCGCTTACATCCTGCTCACTGCATGTGTCCGACCATTTCTACGGCACAGGCGAATCGCTGCTGTATAAATTTAATCCACACTTCAAGGTGTTCCATTGGAGCGGCGAGAATCTGTATTTCATCAAGGGTAACCCGGAAAGCTTGGCGATCGGTGCCGGAGA CGGAAAATTCGGACTATGGTTAGATGGAGATTTAAACCAGGGTCGATCGCAGCACTGCAGCACATACTCGAACGAACCGCTGGCACCGCAGGAAGATTTCGTCATCAAAACGCTCGAATGCTGGGCTTTCGTTTAA
- the LOC126556721 gene encoding TLD domain-containing protein 2 isoform X10: MMSKSKINKLTKYLKTKVLSMSTDDYRKATLFASGSFDQDFQIPDLVGQTEILSEEHREKLCAHLPARAEGYSWSLVFSTSQHGFSLNSLYRKMHKLESPILIVIEDTDHNVFGALTSCSLHVSDHFYGTGESLLYKFNPHFKVFHWSGENLYFIKGNPESLAIGAGDGKFGLWLDGDLNQGRSQHCSTYSNEPLAPQEDFVIKTLECWAFV, from the exons ATGATGTCGAAATCGAAAATCAACAAACTGACAAAGTACCTGAAGACGAAG GTTCTGTCTATGAGCACAGATGACTACAGAAAAGCGACCCTGTTTGCGTCTGGTTCGTTCGATCAGGACTTCCAGATTCCGGACCTCGTTGGTCAAACAGAGATCCTCAGCGAGGAGCATAG AGAAAAGCTCTGCGCTCATCTGCCGGCCCGTGCCGAAGGATACTCCTGGTCACTCGTGTTCAGCACCTCACAGCACGGTTTTTCGCTGAACTCTCTCTACCGAAAGATGCACAAGCTAGAGAGTCCCATACTGATCGTGATAGAAGATACGGACCACAAT GTGTTCGGTGCGCTTACATCCTGCTCACTGCATGTGTCCGACCATTTCTACGGCACAGGCGAATCGCTGCTGTATAAATTTAATCCACACTTCAAGGTGTTCCATTGGAGCGGCGAGAATCTGTATTTCATCAAGGGTAACCCGGAAAGCTTGGCGATCGGTGCCGGAGA CGGAAAATTCGGACTATGGTTAGATGGAGATTTAAACCAGGGTCGATCGCAGCACTGCAGCACATACTCGAACGAACCGCTGGCACCGCAGGAAGATTTCGTCATCAAAACGCTCGAATGCTGGGCTTTCGTTTAA
- the LOC126556721 gene encoding TLD domain-containing protein 2 isoform X9, whose amino-acid sequence MSTDDYRKATLFASGSFDQDFQIPDLVGQTEILSEEHREKLCAHLPARAEGYSWSLVFSTSQHGFSLNSLYRKMHKLESPILIVIEDTDHNVFGALTSCSLHVSDHFYGTGESLLYKFNPHFKVFHWSGENLYFIKGNPESLAIGAGDGKFGLWLDGDLNQGRSQHCSTYSNEPLAPQEDFVIKTLECWAFV is encoded by the exons ATGAGCACAGATGACTACAGAAAAGCGACCCTGTTTGCGTCTGGTTCGTTCGATCAGGACTTCCAGATTCCGGACCTCGTTGGTCAAACAGAGATCCTCAGCGAGGAGCATAG AGAAAAGCTCTGCGCTCATCTGCCGGCCCGTGCCGAAGGATACTCCTGGTCACTCGTGTTCAGCACCTCACAGCACGGTTTTTCGCTGAACTCTCTCTACCGAAAGATGCACAAGCTAGAGAGTCCCATACTGATCGTGATAGAAGATACGGACCACAAT GTGTTCGGTGCGCTTACATCCTGCTCACTGCATGTGTCCGACCATTTCTACGGCACAGGCGAATCGCTGCTGTATAAATTTAATCCACACTTCAAGGTGTTCCATTGGAGCGGCGAGAATCTGTATTTCATCAAGGGTAACCCGGAAAGCTTGGCGATCGGTGCCGGAGA CGGAAAATTCGGACTATGGTTAGATGGAGATTTAAACCAGGGTCGATCGCAGCACTGCAGCACATACTCGAACGAACCGCTGGCACCGCAGGAAGATTTCGTCATCAAAACGCTCGAATGCTGGGCTTTCGTTTAA